The Triticum dicoccoides isolate Atlit2015 ecotype Zavitan chromosome 6A, WEW_v2.0, whole genome shotgun sequence genome has a window encoding:
- the LOC119315352 gene encoding uncharacterized protein LOC119315352: MEPAVLVGHALYWILSGTSSHILEFDLERESLAVIRMPVYFSSVMWPKLMQANDGKLGILYVSGFIAQLWKRNTDLHGVASWGIGTTIELDKLLSLDPRDVVIIQGFAEDSHLVLLKTTTSLFTLKLEQLQFKKLFDTKILPCCYPFESVYAAGT, from the coding sequence ATGGAGCCCGCTGTGCTGGTTGGGCATGCTCTTTATTGGATACTTTCTGGAACTTCGTCGCATATCCTCGAGTTTGATTTGGAGAGGGAGAGCCTGGCCGTGATACGGATGCCAGTGTATTTTTCTAGTGTCATGTGGCCCAAACTCATGCAGGCAAATGATGGTAAGCTGGGTATACTCTATGTGTCAGGCTTCATTGCCCAGTTATGGAAGAGGAACACTGACTTGCATGGTGTTGCGTCATGGGGGATTGGAACAACTATTGAACTGGACAAGCTACTTTCTCTGGATCCAAGGGATGTTGTAATTATACAAGGGTTTGCTGAGGACTCTCATTTGGTGCTCCTGAAGACCACTACCAGCCTCTTCACGCTCAAGCTTGAGCAATTGCAGTTCAAAAAACTTTTCGACACCAAAATACTTCCTTGCTGCTATCCATTTGAAAGTGTCTATGCTGCAG